One window of the Zea mays cultivar B73 chromosome 3, Zm-B73-REFERENCE-NAM-5.0, whole genome shotgun sequence genome contains the following:
- the LOC103650665 gene encoding protein FAM135B isoform X2, producing MRCLVGGGVQDSPRAAAKRVSPASWRLDTAAAEAETGAGGAAAKGPRVCFRPPDVMETVHEVAIYIHRFHNLDLFQQGWYQMKISALWEEGGNRTPASPARVVQYEASDVGGDDALGIWKIDDIDNSFHTQPFRIKYARQDIYLSVMVSFNIFNSEEEGPAASDVMMKFELIYAPTLDNGSELHASSATSSAAVHEFRIPHRALLGLHSYCPVHFDAFHSVLVDLTLHIVYLKAGAAKSSLKVPEQGLRPTSYHIVKALLTSRKMLLEELNKISGAIGKTVEDLDVADLNLGKYESFNPSKSWLPNSSKVFPETGKGVGQLAGILHDFLERPNDMVNGTDDSLLYTLPHEELFELFLTLSGQLSLLWNAFLKFHRLNKTKILDYLHDAWAIGRKAEWSIWTIHSKIEIPHRYLQSMSDDSPHRYSLRVSGSRKFHDDHVQSSASRAELHRKSIAQMKINPHYVQDMHIYGDPSRVPVVLIEQHVMVVPQHSSSKDMASNVSEQKDTIVVPKLQGEPLVPKSSAGKKSGRILRAVIFVHGFQGHHLDLRLVRNQWLLLDPGADCLMSEANEDKTSGDFKEMGSRLAGEVVAFLKKKMDKLSRYGGCKELKLSFVGHSIGNVIIRSALAEPALQPYLKNLYTYMSISGPHLGYWYSSNSLFNSGLWLLKKLKGAQCIHQLTFSDDQDPQNTYFYKLCKLKTLENFQNIILLSSPQDGYVPYHSARIELCPAASSDTSKKGQVFTEMLNNCLDQIRTPSSDTRTFMRCDVNFDQSNQGRSLNTMIGRAAHIEFLETDLYAKFIMWSFPDLFR from the exons ATGAGGTGcctcgtcggcggcggcgtcCAGGACAGCCCGCGTGCAGCGGCCAAGAGGGTGTCGCCGGCGTCGTGGCGGCTGGACACCGCCGCGGCGGAGGCGGAGACGGGCGCGGGGGGAGCGGCGGCTAAGGGGCCGAGGGTCTGCTTCAGGCCGCCGGATGTGATGGAGACGGTGCACGAGGTGGCCATTTACATCCACCGCTTCCACAACCTCGATCTGTTCCAGCAAGG ATGGTATCAGATGAAGATTAGTGCACTGTGGGAGGAAGGTGGCAACAGAACACCGGCTTCGCCTGCCAGGGTCGTGCAATATGAAG CTTCTGATGTTGGTGGAGACGATGCATTAGGCATTTGGAAAATAGATGATATTGATAATAGCTTCCACACACAGCCGTTCCGGATCAAGTATGCCAGACAAGATATCTATCTGTCGGTTATGGTGTCTTTCAACATATTCAACAGTGAAGAGGAG GGTCCAGCAGCTTCAGATGTGATGATGAAGTTTGAGCTGATATATGCCCCAACACTAGACAATGG GTCTGAGCTTCATGCTTCTAGTGCCACATCTTCAGCAGCTGTGCACGAATTTAGGATCCCACACAGAGCACTTCTGGGTCTACACTCATACTGTCCTGTTCACTTTGATGCGTTCCACTCTGTGCTTGTTGATCTGACATTGCACATAGTGTACCTGAAAGCTGGTGCAGCTAAATCATCACTGAAG GTACCAGAGCAAGGTTTACGTCCTACATCATATCACATTGTTAAGGCATTATTAACTTCTAGAAAAATGTTGCTTGAAGAACTGAACAAAATCAGTGGTGCTATTGGTAAGACAGTAGAGGATTTAGATGTTGCTGACTTGAATCTTGGTAAATATGAGTCATTTAATCCATCAAAATCTTGGCTACCGAATTCTAGTAAAGTGTTCCCCGAAACTGGCAAAGGTGTGGGACAGTTGGCTGGAATTTTACATGACTTCTTGGAG AGACCCAACGATATGGTTAATGGTACAGATGATTCTTTATTGTATACTCTTCCCCATGAAGAGCTGTTTGAACTGTTTCTAACTCTGAGTGGACAGCTTTCACTTCTATGGAATGCATTCTTGAAATTTCATAG GCTAAATAAAACAAAGATATTGGACTACTTGCACGATGCTTGGGCTATTGGCAGGAAGGCAGAATGGTCAATATGGACTATTCACTCGAAAATTGAGATCCCTCATCGCTATCTGCAGAGTATGAGTGATGACTCACCCCACCGTTATTCTCTTAGAGTTTCTGGCTCAAGGAAGTTCCATGATGAC CATGTACAGAGCTCTGCTTCACGGGCGGAACTACACAGGAAAAGCATAGCACAAATGAAG ATTAATCCACATTATGTTCAAGATATGCATATATATGGTGATCCTTCACGTGTTCCTGTTGTTCTTATAGAACAACATGTCATGGTTGTTCCACAGCATAGTTCCAGCAAGGATATGGCTTCAAATGTTTCTGAACAAAAGGATACTATTGTGGTACCGAAACTACAAGGAGAGCCTCTGGTACCCAAAAGTAGTGCTGGTAAAAAAAGTGGACGCATATTGAGAGCTGTCATTTTTGTGCATGGATTTCAG GGTCACCATCTGGATTTACGTCTTGTTAGAAACCAATGGCTTCTATTGGATCCTGGAGCTGACTGCCTGATGTCTGAGGCTAATGAAGATAAAACATCTGGAGATTTTAAAGAAATGGGTAGCAGGTTGGCTGGGGAGGTAGTTGCCTTCCTGAAGAAGAAAATGGATAAGCTTTCGAGATATGGAGGCTGCAAAGAGCTGAAGTTAAGTTTCGTAGGTCATTCCATTGGAAACGTCATCATTAGAAGTGCCCTGGCAG AACCTGCATTGCAACCATACTTGaagaacctttacacttacatgtcAATATCAGGGCCTCACTTGGGTTACTGGTACAGTTCAAATTCTTTGTTCAATTCTGGACTCTGGCTGCTGAAAAAGCTCAAGGGTGCGCAATGCATCCATCAACTCACTTTCAGTGATGATCAAGACCCCCAGAATACATACTTTTATAAGCTTTGCAAG TTGAAAACGTTGGAGAACTTCCAAAATATCATATTGCTGTCATCACCACAG GATGGCTACGTACCATATCATTCAGCGAGAATCGAGCTCTGCCCAGCTGCATCATCGGACACGTCAAAGAAGGGCCAAGTCTTCACAGAAATGCTGAACAACTGCTTGGACCAGATCCGCACGCCCTCGTCCGACACCCGGACATTCATGCGCTGCGACGTGAATTTCGACCAGTCCAACCAAGGGCGAAGCCTGAACACCATGATTGGCAGAGCGGCCCACATCGAGTTCCTGGAAACCGACCTCTACGCCAAGTTCATCATGTGGTCCTTTCCCGACCTGttccgatga
- the LOC103650666 gene encoding uncharacterized protein LOC103650666 → MPVTDHQSSSPSPFSFGRSLLSLRRDPTAMPSGEEADLEAFQRHVASTLAELLPAAEAGVGGSDATAGAGEEFLSAAWIRRLLEAFVLCQEEFRVFVAQARRRAGALPAAAEKTVAEFHERAVKALDVCNAARDGVDQVRRWERLADIAASALRAPGEVHEGQLRRARKALTDVAALLVDDTAASGAGGVASFLSSHRNRSFGRARASPSRSAGASASASASASHFRSLSWSVSRTWSAARQLQAIGAGLAAPRAHEPGLAAPVYSMGCVLHLTAWALVVAVPCPDRGNALQAHHLPGAPPRATFPWAPPLLTLQERLTEEGKRKDRRHSCGLLKEIHSLERSTQRLAEAIDAAPIPLFGDREADVREAAAELAAVCEAMRDGLEPLERLLREVFHRIVRSRVDGLDSSMHNAD, encoded by the coding sequence ATGCCGGTGACGGACCAccagagctcatctccctcgcccTTCTCCTTCGGACGCTCGCTGCTCTCGCTGCGCAGGGACCCCACCGCCATGCCGTCGGGCGAGGAGGCCGACCTCGAGGCGTTCCAGCGCCACGTGGCGTCGACGCTCGCGGAGCTTCTGCCCGCGGCGGAGGCCGGGGTCGGTGGTAGCGACGCCACCGCCGGGGCGGGCGAGGAGTTCCTCTCCGCCGCGTGGATCCGCCGCCTGCTCGAGGCCTTCGTGCTGTGCCAGGAGGAGTTCCGCGTCTTCGTCGCCCAGGCGCGCCGCCGTGCTGGGGCGCTGCCCGCGGCGGCCGAGAAGACGGTCGCCGAGTTCCACGAGCGCGCCGTCAAGGCGCTCGACGTCTGCAACGCCGCGCGCGACGGTGTTGACCAGGTGCGCCGCTGGGAGCGGCTCGCCGACATCGCCGCCTCCGCGCTGCGGGCGCCGGGGGAGGTCCACGAGGGCCAGCTCCGCCGCGCGCGCAAGGCGCTCACCGACGTCGCCGCGCTCCTCGTCGACGACACCGCCGCGTCCGGCGCCGGCGGCGTCGCCTCCTTCCTGTCCTCCCACCGCAACCGCTCCTTCggccgcgcgcgcgcctccccgTCGCGCAGCGccggcgccagcgccagcgcctcagcctcagcctcccaCTTCCGCTCCCTCTCCTGGAGCGTGTCCCGCACCTGGTCCGCCGCGCGCCAGCTGCAGGCCATTGGGGCCGGCCTGGCCGCGCCGCGCGCGCACGAGCCGGGCCTCGCCGCCCCCGTCTACTCCATGGGCTGCGTGCTGCACCTCACCGCGTGGGCGCTCGTCGTCGCCGTCCCGTGCCCGGACCGCGGCAACGCGCTACAGGCCCATCACCTGCCgggcgcgccgccgcgcgccacgTTCCCGTGGGCGCcgcccctcctcaccctgcaagaACGCCTCACCGAGGAGGGCAAGCGCAAGGACAGGCGCCATTCCTGTGGCCTGCTCAAGGAGATCCATTCGCTCGAGAGGTCCACGCAGAGGCTCGCCGAGGCGATCGACGCAGCCCCGATCCCGCTCTTCGGCGACAGGGAGGCCGACGTGCGGGAGGCTGCCGCGGAGCTCGCTGCCGTGTGTGAAGCCATGAGGGACGGCCTGGAGCCGCTGGAAAGGCTGCTGCGCGAGGTGTTCCACCGCATTGTGCGCAGCCGTGTCGATGGCCTCGATTCATCCATGCACAACGCCGACTGA
- the LOC103650665 gene encoding protein FAM135B isoform X1, which produces MRCLVGGGVQDSPRAAAKRVSPASWRLDTAAAEAETGAGGAAAKGPRVCFRPPDVMETVHEVAIYIHRFHNLDLFQQGWYQMKISALWEEGGNRTPASPARVVQYEGVHGASLLVDCAASDVGGDDALGIWKIDDIDNSFHTQPFRIKYARQDIYLSVMVSFNIFNSEEEGPAASDVMMKFELIYAPTLDNGSELHASSATSSAAVHEFRIPHRALLGLHSYCPVHFDAFHSVLVDLTLHIVYLKAGAAKSSLKVPEQGLRPTSYHIVKALLTSRKMLLEELNKISGAIGKTVEDLDVADLNLGKYESFNPSKSWLPNSSKVFPETGKGVGQLAGILHDFLERPNDMVNGTDDSLLYTLPHEELFELFLTLSGQLSLLWNAFLKFHRLNKTKILDYLHDAWAIGRKAEWSIWTIHSKIEIPHRYLQSMSDDSPHRYSLRVSGSRKFHDDHVQSSASRAELHRKSIAQMKINPHYVQDMHIYGDPSRVPVVLIEQHVMVVPQHSSSKDMASNVSEQKDTIVVPKLQGEPLVPKSSAGKKSGRILRAVIFVHGFQGHHLDLRLVRNQWLLLDPGADCLMSEANEDKTSGDFKEMGSRLAGEVVAFLKKKMDKLSRYGGCKELKLSFVGHSIGNVIIRSALAEPALQPYLKNLYTYMSISGPHLGYWYSSNSLFNSGLWLLKKLKGAQCIHQLTFSDDQDPQNTYFYKLCKLKTLENFQNIILLSSPQDGYVPYHSARIELCPAASSDTSKKGQVFTEMLNNCLDQIRTPSSDTRTFMRCDVNFDQSNQGRSLNTMIGRAAHIEFLETDLYAKFIMWSFPDLFR; this is translated from the exons ATGAGGTGcctcgtcggcggcggcgtcCAGGACAGCCCGCGTGCAGCGGCCAAGAGGGTGTCGCCGGCGTCGTGGCGGCTGGACACCGCCGCGGCGGAGGCGGAGACGGGCGCGGGGGGAGCGGCGGCTAAGGGGCCGAGGGTCTGCTTCAGGCCGCCGGATGTGATGGAGACGGTGCACGAGGTGGCCATTTACATCCACCGCTTCCACAACCTCGATCTGTTCCAGCAAGG ATGGTATCAGATGAAGATTAGTGCACTGTGGGAGGAAGGTGGCAACAGAACACCGGCTTCGCCTGCCAGGGTCGTGCAATATGAAGGTGTGCATGGTGCATCTCTCTTG GTGGATTGTGCAGCTTCTGATGTTGGTGGAGACGATGCATTAGGCATTTGGAAAATAGATGATATTGATAATAGCTTCCACACACAGCCGTTCCGGATCAAGTATGCCAGACAAGATATCTATCTGTCGGTTATGGTGTCTTTCAACATATTCAACAGTGAAGAGGAG GGTCCAGCAGCTTCAGATGTGATGATGAAGTTTGAGCTGATATATGCCCCAACACTAGACAATGG GTCTGAGCTTCATGCTTCTAGTGCCACATCTTCAGCAGCTGTGCACGAATTTAGGATCCCACACAGAGCACTTCTGGGTCTACACTCATACTGTCCTGTTCACTTTGATGCGTTCCACTCTGTGCTTGTTGATCTGACATTGCACATAGTGTACCTGAAAGCTGGTGCAGCTAAATCATCACTGAAG GTACCAGAGCAAGGTTTACGTCCTACATCATATCACATTGTTAAGGCATTATTAACTTCTAGAAAAATGTTGCTTGAAGAACTGAACAAAATCAGTGGTGCTATTGGTAAGACAGTAGAGGATTTAGATGTTGCTGACTTGAATCTTGGTAAATATGAGTCATTTAATCCATCAAAATCTTGGCTACCGAATTCTAGTAAAGTGTTCCCCGAAACTGGCAAAGGTGTGGGACAGTTGGCTGGAATTTTACATGACTTCTTGGAG AGACCCAACGATATGGTTAATGGTACAGATGATTCTTTATTGTATACTCTTCCCCATGAAGAGCTGTTTGAACTGTTTCTAACTCTGAGTGGACAGCTTTCACTTCTATGGAATGCATTCTTGAAATTTCATAG GCTAAATAAAACAAAGATATTGGACTACTTGCACGATGCTTGGGCTATTGGCAGGAAGGCAGAATGGTCAATATGGACTATTCACTCGAAAATTGAGATCCCTCATCGCTATCTGCAGAGTATGAGTGATGACTCACCCCACCGTTATTCTCTTAGAGTTTCTGGCTCAAGGAAGTTCCATGATGAC CATGTACAGAGCTCTGCTTCACGGGCGGAACTACACAGGAAAAGCATAGCACAAATGAAG ATTAATCCACATTATGTTCAAGATATGCATATATATGGTGATCCTTCACGTGTTCCTGTTGTTCTTATAGAACAACATGTCATGGTTGTTCCACAGCATAGTTCCAGCAAGGATATGGCTTCAAATGTTTCTGAACAAAAGGATACTATTGTGGTACCGAAACTACAAGGAGAGCCTCTGGTACCCAAAAGTAGTGCTGGTAAAAAAAGTGGACGCATATTGAGAGCTGTCATTTTTGTGCATGGATTTCAG GGTCACCATCTGGATTTACGTCTTGTTAGAAACCAATGGCTTCTATTGGATCCTGGAGCTGACTGCCTGATGTCTGAGGCTAATGAAGATAAAACATCTGGAGATTTTAAAGAAATGGGTAGCAGGTTGGCTGGGGAGGTAGTTGCCTTCCTGAAGAAGAAAATGGATAAGCTTTCGAGATATGGAGGCTGCAAAGAGCTGAAGTTAAGTTTCGTAGGTCATTCCATTGGAAACGTCATCATTAGAAGTGCCCTGGCAG AACCTGCATTGCAACCATACTTGaagaacctttacacttacatgtcAATATCAGGGCCTCACTTGGGTTACTGGTACAGTTCAAATTCTTTGTTCAATTCTGGACTCTGGCTGCTGAAAAAGCTCAAGGGTGCGCAATGCATCCATCAACTCACTTTCAGTGATGATCAAGACCCCCAGAATACATACTTTTATAAGCTTTGCAAG TTGAAAACGTTGGAGAACTTCCAAAATATCATATTGCTGTCATCACCACAG GATGGCTACGTACCATATCATTCAGCGAGAATCGAGCTCTGCCCAGCTGCATCATCGGACACGTCAAAGAAGGGCCAAGTCTTCACAGAAATGCTGAACAACTGCTTGGACCAGATCCGCACGCCCTCGTCCGACACCCGGACATTCATGCGCTGCGACGTGAATTTCGACCAGTCCAACCAAGGGCGAAGCCTGAACACCATGATTGGCAGAGCGGCCCACATCGAGTTCCTGGAAACCGACCTCTACGCCAAGTTCATCATGTGGTCCTTTCCCGACCTGttccgatga
- the LOC103650665 gene encoding uncharacterized protein isoform X3: MKVDCAASDVGGDDALGIWKIDDIDNSFHTQPFRIKYARQDIYLSVMVSFNIFNSEEEGPAASDVMMKFELIYAPTLDNGSELHASSATSSAAVHEFRIPHRALLGLHSYCPVHFDAFHSVLVDLTLHIVYLKAGAAKSSLKVPEQGLRPTSYHIVKALLTSRKMLLEELNKISGAIGKTVEDLDVADLNLGKYESFNPSKSWLPNSSKVFPETGKGVGQLAGILHDFLERPNDMVNGTDDSLLYTLPHEELFELFLTLSGQLSLLWNAFLKFHRLNKTKILDYLHDAWAIGRKAEWSIWTIHSKIEIPHRYLQSMSDDSPHRYSLRVSGSRKFHDDHVQSSASRAELHRKSIAQMKINPHYVQDMHIYGDPSRVPVVLIEQHVMVVPQHSSSKDMASNVSEQKDTIVVPKLQGEPLVPKSSAGKKSGRILRAVIFVHGFQGHHLDLRLVRNQWLLLDPGADCLMSEANEDKTSGDFKEMGSRLAGEVVAFLKKKMDKLSRYGGCKELKLSFVGHSIGNVIIRSALAEPALQPYLKNLYTYMSISGPHLGYWYSSNSLFNSGLWLLKKLKGAQCIHQLTFSDDQDPQNTYFYKLCKLKTLENFQNIILLSSPQDGYVPYHSARIELCPAASSDTSKKGQVFTEMLNNCLDQIRTPSSDTRTFMRCDVNFDQSNQGRSLNTMIGRAAHIEFLETDLYAKFIMWSFPDLFR, from the exons ATGAAG GTGGATTGTGCAGCTTCTGATGTTGGTGGAGACGATGCATTAGGCATTTGGAAAATAGATGATATTGATAATAGCTTCCACACACAGCCGTTCCGGATCAAGTATGCCAGACAAGATATCTATCTGTCGGTTATGGTGTCTTTCAACATATTCAACAGTGAAGAGGAG GGTCCAGCAGCTTCAGATGTGATGATGAAGTTTGAGCTGATATATGCCCCAACACTAGACAATGG GTCTGAGCTTCATGCTTCTAGTGCCACATCTTCAGCAGCTGTGCACGAATTTAGGATCCCACACAGAGCACTTCTGGGTCTACACTCATACTGTCCTGTTCACTTTGATGCGTTCCACTCTGTGCTTGTTGATCTGACATTGCACATAGTGTACCTGAAAGCTGGTGCAGCTAAATCATCACTGAAG GTACCAGAGCAAGGTTTACGTCCTACATCATATCACATTGTTAAGGCATTATTAACTTCTAGAAAAATGTTGCTTGAAGAACTGAACAAAATCAGTGGTGCTATTGGTAAGACAGTAGAGGATTTAGATGTTGCTGACTTGAATCTTGGTAAATATGAGTCATTTAATCCATCAAAATCTTGGCTACCGAATTCTAGTAAAGTGTTCCCCGAAACTGGCAAAGGTGTGGGACAGTTGGCTGGAATTTTACATGACTTCTTGGAG AGACCCAACGATATGGTTAATGGTACAGATGATTCTTTATTGTATACTCTTCCCCATGAAGAGCTGTTTGAACTGTTTCTAACTCTGAGTGGACAGCTTTCACTTCTATGGAATGCATTCTTGAAATTTCATAG GCTAAATAAAACAAAGATATTGGACTACTTGCACGATGCTTGGGCTATTGGCAGGAAGGCAGAATGGTCAATATGGACTATTCACTCGAAAATTGAGATCCCTCATCGCTATCTGCAGAGTATGAGTGATGACTCACCCCACCGTTATTCTCTTAGAGTTTCTGGCTCAAGGAAGTTCCATGATGAC CATGTACAGAGCTCTGCTTCACGGGCGGAACTACACAGGAAAAGCATAGCACAAATGAAG ATTAATCCACATTATGTTCAAGATATGCATATATATGGTGATCCTTCACGTGTTCCTGTTGTTCTTATAGAACAACATGTCATGGTTGTTCCACAGCATAGTTCCAGCAAGGATATGGCTTCAAATGTTTCTGAACAAAAGGATACTATTGTGGTACCGAAACTACAAGGAGAGCCTCTGGTACCCAAAAGTAGTGCTGGTAAAAAAAGTGGACGCATATTGAGAGCTGTCATTTTTGTGCATGGATTTCAG GGTCACCATCTGGATTTACGTCTTGTTAGAAACCAATGGCTTCTATTGGATCCTGGAGCTGACTGCCTGATGTCTGAGGCTAATGAAGATAAAACATCTGGAGATTTTAAAGAAATGGGTAGCAGGTTGGCTGGGGAGGTAGTTGCCTTCCTGAAGAAGAAAATGGATAAGCTTTCGAGATATGGAGGCTGCAAAGAGCTGAAGTTAAGTTTCGTAGGTCATTCCATTGGAAACGTCATCATTAGAAGTGCCCTGGCAG AACCTGCATTGCAACCATACTTGaagaacctttacacttacatgtcAATATCAGGGCCTCACTTGGGTTACTGGTACAGTTCAAATTCTTTGTTCAATTCTGGACTCTGGCTGCTGAAAAAGCTCAAGGGTGCGCAATGCATCCATCAACTCACTTTCAGTGATGATCAAGACCCCCAGAATACATACTTTTATAAGCTTTGCAAG TTGAAAACGTTGGAGAACTTCCAAAATATCATATTGCTGTCATCACCACAG GATGGCTACGTACCATATCATTCAGCGAGAATCGAGCTCTGCCCAGCTGCATCATCGGACACGTCAAAGAAGGGCCAAGTCTTCACAGAAATGCTGAACAACTGCTTGGACCAGATCCGCACGCCCTCGTCCGACACCCGGACATTCATGCGCTGCGACGTGAATTTCGACCAGTCCAACCAAGGGCGAAGCCTGAACACCATGATTGGCAGAGCGGCCCACATCGAGTTCCTGGAAACCGACCTCTACGCCAAGTTCATCATGTGGTCCTTTCCCGACCTGttccgatga